The Naumovozyma dairenensis CBS 421 chromosome 1, complete genome genome includes a region encoding these proteins:
- the NVJ2 gene encoding Nvj2p (similar to Saccharomyces cerevisiae YPR091C; ancestral locus Anc_3.402) yields MPSLKTFLYIYLFGGVTFIPLLLVSAYYLYVQLQKLENKGKATTASSKDNDSLLLVSDIDPDFKAGALEDEKGVKVFKRGWITVTNQYYLHASELATSNNDDATTTTSVSSSTATAANNKVNETQLLSRAQLKKKHKFYAVLKHGNLFLYKDDEPKSNLIHAIALVGTFVTIWPRDPKQEMLDASLFTKKTCIALFKNNIAAFSPQENTLQFKAINSTPTSTPTADQFYLYFENNSDKEDWYFQLINATKMSAVPPPLSSENKPIDLTTTTMHSLLNPSISADPAHLKTRDSLYLIQTLHSTEGQLTTKWFNALIGRLFLSLQRTDSLNKALLEKIDKKLTKINKPGFLDDFVIEQVDVGTSAPFVTNPSLREISTEGLTKIAFDLQYRGNLSIIISTKVNINLGSRFKTREVSLKLSIKVKEISGPMLVLIKPPPSNRIWYAFETEPIMDLEIEPVVSSSKLNYNMITNVIKGKFAEAIKESLVVPFMDDLVFFDTGDEIFRGGIWEKHIVSTWNPDDKKIQSPSRENTKNSYDTTTSHEKKDEEIDEKDIDSESQLSGKNHSAVESLRKSLDTRDSHLKANIKKVLRHNSTRDLDGTPNSTSVSESHSITSEQETTPVTGTKSKQYIKTSFKKIGKWYSEKVNNLNEDDNNEQSNLITENDSTSQSEANTKLQTPKMISNRRRVPPKPAVPPYQPPTTDNTDITNSSQTVPKIGEPSTTTRLPSSSSTASDMVGQQHGGPNKSIDSTSITTSPVINATEMFANKEQSFDKKNPGIDPYHHTKMNFASVNTTSNFSTKIKSHPPNLSTSHTQPNLNHAEGFVKTNISSEIPQNLFDREELDDSN; encoded by the coding sequence ATGCCAAGTTTGAAAACTTTCCTTTACATCTACTTGTTTGGTGGTGTCACATTTATTCCATTACTTCTAGTGTCTGCGTACTACCTTTATGTccaattacaaaaattagaaaataaaggCAAAGCTACCACGGCATCTTCAAAAGATAACGACAGTCTCTTATTAGTATCTGATATTGATCCTGATTTTAAAGCTGGCGCcttagaagatgaaaaggGTGTAAAAGTATTCAAGAGAGGTTGGATTACTGTGACAAACCAATACTATTTACATGCTTCTGAATTGGCCACCTCAAACAATGATGATGCCACCACCACTACATCAGTATCTTCTTCAACGGCAACTGCTGCGAACAATAAAGTGAACGAAACTCAATTGCTCTCAAGGGcacaattgaaaaagaaacataaATTTTATGCAGTCTTGAAACATGggaatttatttctttacaAAGATGATGAACCAAAGAGTAATTTAATTCATGCCATAGCATTGGTAGGTACGTTCGTAACAATTTGGCCTCGTGATCCAAAGCAAGAAATGTTAGATGCTTCATTATTCACCAAGAAAACATGTATAGCATTatttaagaataatataGCCGCATTTTCTCCCCAAGAAAACACTTTACAATTTAAGGCAATAAATTCAACTCCAACTTCAACACCTACAGCTGATCAATTTTATCtgtattttgaaaataattctgATAAAGAAGATTGGTATTTCCAATTGATTAATGCAACGAAAATGTCGGCTGTGCCACCTCCATTATCATCTGAAAATAAACCTATCGATTTAACCACAACTACCATGCATTCTTTATTGAATCCAAGCATTTCGGCTGATCCGGCTCATTTGAAAACTAGAGATTCTCTATATCTAATTCAAACTTTGCATTCCACTGAGGGTCAATTGACTACTAAATGGTTTAACGCTTTAATCGGTAGATTATTTTTATCCCTCCAGAGAACtgattcattaaataaagCACTTTTAGAGAAAATAGacaaaaaattaacaaaGATAAATAAGCCTGGATTTCTAGATGATTTCGTTATTGAACAAGTTGACGTGGGGACAAGTGCACCATTCGTAACCAATCCATCCTTACGTGAAATTTCCACAGAGGGGTTAACTAAAATTGCGTTCGATTTACAATACAGAGGTAATTTATCCATTATCATTTCCACTAAAGTTAACATTAACTTGGGTTCCAGATTTAAGACAAGAGAggtttctttgaaattatcTATCAAAGTGAAAGAAATATCTGGTCCTATGCTGGTATTGATCAAACCACCTCCCTCAAATAGAATCTGGTACGCATTTGAAACTGAACCTATAATGGATTTGGAAATTGAACCTGTTGTTAGTTCAAGTAAGTTGAATTATAACATGATTACAAACGTTATTAAGGGGAAATTTGCTGAAGCCATTAAAGAATCTCTAGTTGTACCATTCATGGATGATTTAGTGTTTTTCGATACCGGAGATGAAATCTTTAGAGGTGGGATTTGGGAAAAACACATAGTCTCCACGTGGAATCCTGACGATAAGAAAATACAATCTCCTTCAAGggaaaatacaaaaaacTCATATGACACCACTACGTCACATGAGAAAAaggatgaagaaatagatgaaaaagatataGATTCCGAATCTCAACTTTCAGGAAAGAATCATTCTGCTGTGGAATCATTAAGAAAATCATTGGATACTCGTGATTCACATCTTAAAGcaaatattaagaaagttTTAAGACATAATTCTACGAGAGATCTTGATGGCACTCCTAACAGTACTTCAGTAAGTGAATCTCACTCGATAACAAGCGAACAGGAAACTACTCCTGTCACTGgaacaaaatcaaaacagTATATCAAGacttctttcaaaaaaattggaaaatggTACAGTGAAAaagttaataatttgaatgaagatgacaATAATGAGCAATCAAATCTCATAACTGAAAATGACTCTACAAGTCAAAGTGAAGCAAATACTAAACTACAAACTCCTAAAATGATTTCTAATAGAAGACGGGTCCCCCCAAAACCAGCCGTTCCACCTTATCAGCCACCAACTACGGATAATACTGATATTACTAATTCTAGCCAAACTGTACCTAAGATAGGAGAACCTTCTACTACCACTAGATTACCTTCATCGTCTTCAACAGCATCAGATATGGTTGGTCAGCAGCATGGTGGCCCTAACAAATCGATCGATTCAACTTCAATTACTACATCACCAGTAATCAACGCAACAGAAATGTTTGCTAACAAGGAACAATCCTTTGACAAAAAAAATCCAGGCATTGATCCATATCATCATACTAAAATGAATTTTGCTTCGGTCAATACGACAAGTAATTTCTCTACGAAGATAAAGTCACATCCACCAAATTTGTCAACTAGTCATACACAACCAAATTTAAACCATGCTGAAGGGTTTGTTAAGACAAATATTTCTAGTGAGATTCCTCAAAATTTGTTCGATAGGGAAGAACTAGatgattcaaattaa
- the RDS3 gene encoding U2 snRNP complex subunit RDS3 (similar to Saccharomyces cerevisiae RDS3 (YPR094W); ancestral locus Anc_3.406) produces MSRHQFDLVMCMKQPGTHIGLLCEKCDGKCPICDSYIRPKNKVKICHNCAFGKSGSSCIICGNPGINKAYYCWECCKQEKDRDGCPKIINIGSNRTDKYFEKKSIEHK; encoded by the coding sequence atgtcACGTCATCAGTTCGACTTAGTAATGTGTATGAAACAACCAGGAACTCATATTGGTTTATTGTGTGAGAAATGTGATGGAAAATGTCCCATTTGTGATTCATATATTAGACCTAAGAATAAAGTGAAAATATGCCATAATTGTGCATTTGGGAAAAGTGGATCATCTTGTATAATATGTGGGAATCCAGGTATTAATAAAGCTTATTATTGTTGGGAATGTTGCAAACAGGAAAAGGATAGAGATGGATGTCcgaaaattatcaatattggTAGTAATAGGActgataaatattttgaaaagaaaagtatAGAGCATAAATGA
- the NDAI0A04970 gene encoding uncharacterized protein (similar to Saccharomyces cerevisiae SHE3 (YBR130C); ancestral locus Anc_3.393) — protein MNAIRQTQLKTNQEKLVSIRGEKYTVGLYRYTPTMSNGNPTTAEFTFESTGFLSPIKQQTHTQQSHMMDLQMGTPLGYNHPMSSSNGTGIGNGNANGNGGSPLKLQIHNDAPMSTSTSTSPSQIPNGSSSTRIIETLHDKVDDLTKTNIQLTLQSQNLLGKLENYQSRSTKLNESLSVLKHEHDNLTSMINRKQRKLNDIENELEKLQQNYEKIHTENDSSSSKYDDFDQVEKNLQSEIENLQTQYDSLLQSQIHYKDHYSMELNSIISQINELKSKRKEQLQNQLNKESNKLQQLHDIINKITSIESGHSMGVDAMTKQTYKNLQQQYTDAIAKLSLNSWVLIYQQSKNSLLHFNNSKYLNQLQVALPQDCRDIMNDPILVDLETHLTKSSPIIKSRNLSPNVGNSSSNNANQSHKRRSFYGAGGTLSASGLGILPGTVKRNGNMTNNGGSSRNLRESSNNISISNK, from the coding sequence ATGAATGCTATAAGACAAACACAACTCAAGACAAACCAAGAGAAGTTGGTATCAATTCGTGGAGAGAAGTATACAGTAGGATTATATAGATATACGCCAACAATGAGCAACGGGAATCCCACTACTGCAGAGTTTACGTTTGAGTCTACAGGGTTTTTGTCACCCATTAAGCAACAAACTCACACTCAACAATCACATATGATGGATCTACAAATGGGCACGCCATTGGGTTATAACCATCCCATGAGCAGTAGTAATGGTACTGGCATTGGTAATGGAAATGCCAACGGGAATGGAGGGTCCCCATTGAAACTGCAAATACACAATGACGCTCCAATGTCAACATCAACTTCAACGTCACCGTCACAAATACCGAATGGCTCCTCTTCaacaagaattattgaaacGTTACATGATAAAGTTGATGATTTGACAAAGACTAACATTCAGTTGACGTTACAATCTCAAAACCTTTTAGGTAAATTGGAGAATTATCAATCGCGATCTACCAAGTTGAATGAATCTTTATCTGTATTGAAACATGAACATGATAATTTAACATCAATGATAAATAggaaacaaagaaaattaaatgatattgaaaatgaattagaGAAATTACAACAAAATTATGAGAAAATTCATACGGAAaatgattcatcatcatctaaatatgatgattttgatcaAGTGgagaaaaatttacaatcagaaattgaaaatttacaaaCTCAATACGATAGTTTATTACAATCACAAATACATTATAAAGATCATTATTCTATGGAATTAAATTCTATAATATCAcaaataaatgaattgaaatcgaaaaggaaagaacaacttcaaaatcaattaaataaggaatccaataaattacaacaacttcatgatataataaacaaGATAACTAGCATTGAGAGCGGTCATTCAATGGGTGTTGATGCGATGACAAAACaaacatataaaaatttgcaacaacaatataCAGATGCTATTGCgaaattatcattaaactCATGGGTTCTCATATATCAACAAAGTAAGAATTCACTTTTACATTTCAATAATagtaaatatttgaatcaaCTTCAAGTTGCATTACCACAAGATTGCCGAGATATAATGAATGATCCAATATTGGTTGATTTGGAAACTCACTTAACAAAATCGTCACCTATTATTAAATCGAGAAACCTTTCACCAAACGTCGgtaatagtagtagtaataatgCTAACCAATCTCATAAGAGAAGATCATTTTATGGTGCTGGTGGAACTCTTAGTGCATCGGGGTTGGGTATATTGCCAGGTACTGTTAAGAGAAATGGTAACATGACCAATAATGGTGGTTCAAGTAGAAATTTGCGAGAAAGTAGTAATAACATAAGTATAAGtaataaatga
- the NDAI0A04990 gene encoding uncharacterized protein (similar to Saccharomyces cerevisiae YPR084W; ancestral locus Anc_3.390): MSDQRPIRLAVLGGSSTGKTSLISRLTLNFVHEVHYPTRSQNNWLFDFIPHSRLVKTILDGQAHERLARRSPSSQTLEPLFNSPLVSPNILLSPLVFQAFMNDFTIMKNKSSSSSTSSSSNSTSGLSLSTSTSHPDNSYYQYLSPSTNNNNNNILSNSSSSSLANFSFKNNNHKSKKVMKLPKNYIPPSYTPISIDIIDTPAFNPEIVVPFLEVSLFRNLDKSILKGLANEPRRPVSTTTLLVASGASELNGKIDAYLFVYSAVPELFNYNVNPPNYYSQDLSKDNSNSNSNSTPSSNTNNNNNDGGFEILKTIRNCILDAWTEFRNYTNKWEQGKEDDIYSIIYNFKNFWKSSSLSSSASSSLSSTAANKKETLKELRKFTTKLESIEMDPSSPDSPPPIIIICTHLNDPMASPVLIEQGKNLATNWNCGFVAVDNMDDVNVDVTLSLIIREIIEKEKLINKNHPNHHHHHSSTSSSFPSSQKTHKRNGHGSSSSSFWKIRK; encoded by the coding sequence ATGTCTGATCAACGGCCCATCAGATTAGCTGTCCTTGGTGGAAGTTCAACGGGGAAGActtctttaatatcaaGATTGACTTTGAATTTCGTACATGAAGTCCATTATCCAACAAGATCCCAAAATAATTGGTTATTCGATTTTATACCGCATTCCAGATTAGTAAAGACAATATTAGATGGTCAAGCTCATGAACGACTGGCAAGAAGAAGTCCTAGTAGTCAAACTTTAGAaccattatttaattcacCTTTAGTGTCTCCAAATATACTACTCTCACCATTGGTCTTCCAAGCATTTATGAATGATTTTAccataatgaaaaataagtcatcatcatcatcaaccTCGTCctcatcaaattcaacttCAGGTCTTTCACTTTCTACTTCAACTTCTCATCCTGATAATTCTTATTATCAGTATTTGAGCCCATccacaaataataataataataatattctgtCGAATTCCTCATCGTCATCACTGGCGAATTTCtcattcaaaaacaataatcATAAGAGTAAAAAAGTTATGAAATTAccaaaaaattatattccACCATCGTATACTCCCATCTCAATCGATATTATAGATACACCAGCTTTTAATCCAGAAATTGTGGTACCATTCCTCGAAGTATCACTTTTTAGAAATTTAGATAAATCAATCTTGAAAGGTTTAGCAAATGAACCAAGAAGACCTGtatcaacaacaactttATTGGTAGCATCTGGTGCATCTGAATTAAATGGGAAAATTGACGCTTATTTATTCGTTTATAGTGCTGTCCCAGAATTGTTTAATTATAACGTCAATCCaccaaattattattcacAAGACTTATCAAAAgataattctaattctaattctaattctacTCCTAGTAGTAAtactaacaataataataatgatggtggttttgaaattttgaaaacaatTAGAAATTGTATATTGGATGCATGGACAGAATTTAGAAACTATACAAATAAATGGGAACAAGgtaaagaagatgatatatattccataatttacaattttaagaatttctggaaatcatcatcattatcatcatcagcctcttcttctttgtcATCAACAGCTGCTAATAAGAAGGAAActttaaaagaattaaggAAGTTTACAACAAAATTAGAATCTATTGAAATGGATCCATCATCACCAGATTCTCCACCACCAATTATAATCATTTGTACTCATTTGAATGATCCAATGGCAAGTCCCGTATTAATTGaacaaggaaaaaattTAGCAACGAATTGGAATTGTGGATTCGTAGCAGTAGATAATATGGATGATGTTAATGTGGATGTTACGTTAAGTTTAATAATTAgagaaattattgaaaaggaaaaattaattaataaaaatcatCCTAAccatcatcaccatcattcgtcaacttcttcttcttttccttcCTCTCAGAAAACACATAAAAGGAACGGGCATGGCAGTAGTAGTAGttcattttggaaaattagaaaataa
- the ASA1 gene encoding Asa1p (similar to Saccharomyces cerevisiae YPR085C; ancestral locus Anc_3.391), with product MLGTKLQLPTYTLRSHTNPVTCLALIPNNRDPSLIPPNLISGDSKGQLIIWDLITRRPIYHFQECPKGQIVFIQILESATLPIVGRRNTTLIAILSKDHKLRIYSYDHMFNGSQNNIRCELRFHVPINTLNFANFTIKPMSFNDNHENECDEEEWFQLYCCNTQDSECIDVYKFKLDELHSLKRQVNALNLYPLIIDLIKIATTTTTTTTNDKTVKIKSLDKLGIIMKFVINPKNNVIYIGFESGFVIGIKVYDRLQVRRNDDSGHIQSSPNAIGKHVRTTNVNDSSGSGLSKLLKQAQPEKTQPTLSLANDQSVKTYQDIIEIVYVSSFHYPNPILDLEIKNDILLSSSTTGQLGIHNVSNLAMNNDTTLDSSEYRLSKYKDMNIIRRNNLQINNSNDNADSIDIKTTNINHIQQLNDFLLISNWKGETLVGSSSRVIKGEAFESLVNFSKVKSTVKIIDSSKGSLQNTSNEDRKEPKFCKIGCMIGISSLPAVENGNRLTSPSSLTPSSSVSLNVGQMRRITKFNNSSWCFIGYDDGSIALHELLKDKLIK from the coding sequence ATGCTAGGAACGAAGTTACAATTACCAACGTATACATTACGATCCCATACCAATCCGGTAACATGTTTAGCATTGATACCGAATAATCGTGACCCATCGCTAATACCACCAAATTTGATCTCTGGTGATAGTAAAGGACAATTAATCATATGGGATTTGATAACCAGAAGACCAATATATCACTTCCAAGAATGTCCAAAGGGTCAAATTGTATTTATACAAATATTAGAATCTGCTACTCTACCAATAGTTGGTCGCCGAAATACGACATTGATTGCAATCCTGTCTAAGGATCATAAATTACGTATTTACTCCTACGATCATATGTTCAATGGGAGTCAGAATAATATTCGTTGTGAATTAAGGTTTCATGTTCCTATAAATACACTGAATTTTGCCAATTTTACCATCAAACCGATgtcatttaatgataatcaTGAGAACGAATGtgacgaagaagaatgGTTCCAATTATATTGTTGTAATACACAAGATTCAGAATGTATTGATGTCTATAAGTttaaattagatgaattacattctttgaaaagacAAGTTAATGCATTAAATTTGTATCCTTTAATCATCGACCTAATTAAGATtgctactactactactactacaacaacaaatgatAAAACCGTTAAGATAAAGAGTCTTGATAAATTGGGgattataatgaaatttgtGATTAATCCAAAGAATAATGTGATATATATTGGGTTTGAAAGTGGGTTTGTCATTGGTATAAAAGTTTATGACAGGTTACAAGTCAGAAGGAACGATGACAGTGGCCATATTCAATCATCTCCAAATGCTATTGGGAAACATGTTCGCACTACTAATGTTAATGATAGTAGTGGCAGTGGATTAAGTAAGTTATTAAAGCAGGCACAACCTGAGAAGACTCAGCCAACATTGTCTTTAGCAAATGACCAATCGGTGAAAACATATCAAGATATCATCGAAATTGTTTATGTATCATCATTCCATTACCCAAATCCAATTTTAGATttagaaattaaaaatgatattttattaagtTCATCCACAACGGGACAACTAGGAATACATAATGTTTCGAATTTAGCAATGAATAATGACACAACATTAGACTCTAGTGAATATCGTTTATCAAAGTATAAGgatatgaatataatacGAAGAAATAACttacaaataaataatagtaatgaCAATGCCGATTCAATTGACATTAAGACAACGAATATAAACCATATTCAACAGttaaatgattttttattaataagTAATTGGAAAGGTGAAACCTTAGTCGGTTCATCATCACGAGTAATAAAGGGTGAAGCTTTTGAATCATTagttaatttttctaaagtGAAAAGTACTGTCAAGATCATTGATTCATCTAAAGGAAGTTTACAAAATACGAGTAATGAAGATAGGAAGGAACCTAAATTTTGTAAGATTGGTTGTATGATTGGAATCTCATCGTTGCCCGCTGTAGAGAATGGAAATAGATTGACCTCGCCATCTTCATTAACACCATCATCGTCCGTATCATTAAATGTGGGTCAGATGagaagaattacaaaatttaataattcgTCATGGTGTTTTATCGGTTATGATGATGGATCCATTGCATTGCATGAATTACTGAAAGACAAGttaattaaataa
- the NDAI0A04960 gene encoding uncharacterized protein (similar to Saccharomyces cerevisiae YPR089W; ancestral locus Anc_3.398), whose protein sequence is MDSIWNSSLGDQVLEKSKSLAPSISSIDKLSLIKSTLKKLPNVPLNDTKNEQANLIELIQLICDEDTSEEFSTFKQLVAPLYDINDKSLTGMALIHYIIAFNRPSYIELLHDFASNAKTPMDLNLKDDIMGYTPLMWAFTLQRKECCLELFNYHENINFNAVNKDGLQAWDLITPDSPIHDYLEQNNMLQYRETKKSDKAAINDNNDANNLSTFDDDPFAVDNIDLQVAGLSLASATNKNEHDLLFTSAQDSVNTIDNNNQTTSNNIDSLIESFDFTKLVQYQYLEFSDYDIPQILDLLESLPRKYPHLTTYPASLLFQCIRYADHKKKSKPLVESLIHLSLTRIISTVSKDSDTSPIAENPPANADNTTTNTNTTSIKKKSKSLENEKSITSNGDIIQQSYWFGTLSFLYYYLCRDDGFFKNHPPVLSELTGALHSLMLELTSSIHSRLNALIEPTLLSYTTIKDVKQTLYKRDWNFFKKRKQAKLHRMEEKRKQEKLEKLQHGIRKSLSNEPTELDDNTNNDNSDNNKNDQDTINDDDDSVLYYDTEILKHLYPPSLEEQMKPSPLKMVQIFGALTYVLSLHQIHPLFQQQCLSLAMSWFSTSLFNKILKDRRKKILSRAHAIQIRLNLSALEAWIKNNDSLVPKPRLIDDFMWERFPYTLIYDVGSIDLSTPPSDLNNIATYKPINDPPLKGHKEPTKSPIHDMTNSLFYYQTFHRISQIHLEPVFELLQWLQVATTIDSEESLDSTLKLLPTLSPSQLLKILEKYNYEINEHKFSSKLKKKINAQLKLVGKQNVYLQERQIPMLALPTVPELTDLYCKSEDAYSFLPLLPVEIQDDVWEIHDENYKKRRNGHDFTEPIDQTEEQENQGENENENEKDVGEKEREGEEQTSGDMFFTEFDAPSAIVQKPIWAANDEIEENPW, encoded by the coding sequence ATGGATTCTATCTGGAACAGTTCCTTGGGTGATCAAGTCCTAgagaaatcaaaatcattgGCACCCAGCATAAGTTCTATCGACAAATTATCTTTGATAAAATCTACCTTAAAGAAATTACCAAACGTACCTCTAAATGATACCAAGAATGAACAGGCAAATTTGATAGAACttattcaattaatttgtGATGAGGACACTTCAGAGGAATTTAGTACTTTTAAACAGCTAGTCGCTCCATTGTATGATATCAATGATAAATCTTTGACAGGTATGGCTCTGATACATTATATTATCGCTTTCAATAGACCAtcatatattgaattattacaTGATTTTGCATCAAATGCTAAGACTCCTATGGATCTTAATTTGAAAGACGATATTATGGGATATACACCATTGATGTGGGCTTTCACTTTACAAAGGAAAGAATGTTGCTtggaattatttaattatcatgaaaacattaatttcaatgcAGTGAATAAAGATGGTTTGCAAGCTTGGGATCTTATTACTCCAGATTCTCCTATCCACGATTATTtagaacaaaataatatgcTACAATATCGTGAAACTAAAAAGAGTGACAAAGCGGCAATCaacgataataatgatgccAATAACTTGTCCACTTTCGATGACGACCCTTTTGCagttgataatattgatttacAAGTAGCAGGTTTATCTTTAGCATCTGCAACTAATAAGAATGAACATGATCTTTTATTTACCTCAGCACAGGACTCTGTGAATACCattgataataacaatCAAACTACTAGCAATAACATCGACTCCTTAATAGAATCATTTGATTTCACAAAATTGGTCcaatatcaatatctaGAGTTCTCAGATTATGATATTCCTCAAATATTAGATCTTCTAGAATCCTTACCCAGGAAATATCCTCATTTAACAACGTATCCCGCTTCATTATTGTTCCAATGTATTAGATACGCAGAtcacaagaaaaaatctaAACCATTAGTAGAATCATTGATTCATTTATCACTGACAAGAATAATATCTACAGTATCAAAAGATAGTGATACATCACCAATTGCAGAAAATCCACCAGCAAATGCAGACAATACTACCACAAACACAAACACAACTTcaatcaagaagaaatctAAATCGTTAGAAAACGAGAAATCTATAACTTCAAATGGTGATATCATTCAACAATCGTATTGGTTCGGAACACTATCTttcctttattattatctttgtAGAGACGATGGGTTTTTCAAAAACCATCCTCCAGTATTATCAGAATTAACTGGCGCACTACATTCATTGATGTTAGAATTGACTTCATCCATACATTCGAGATTGAATGCATTAATTGAACCaactttattatcataCACCACTATAAAAGACGTTAAACaaacattatataaaagagATTGGAATTTCTTTAAGAAGCGGAAGCAAGCTAAATTACATCGTATGgaagagaaaagaaaacaagaaaaactaGAGAAACTTCAACATGGCATTAGAAAATCATTGTCAAATGAACCTACAGAACTTGATGACAATActaataacgataatagtgataacaataaaaacGATCAAGATACGataaatgatgatgatgattcaGTCTTGTATTATGATACAGAAATTTTAAAACACTTATACCCACCGTCCTTAGAAGAGCAAATGAAGCCATCGCCATTGAAAATGGTTCAAATATTTGGTGCATTAACATACGTACTTTCTTTACATCAAATACATCCACTTTTCCAACAACAATGTCTTTCTCTAGCGATGAGTTGGTTTTCAACAAgtttattcaataaaatcttgaaagatagaaggaaaaaaatcTTATCAAGAGCACACGCTATTCAAATTAGATTAAATCTATCAGCATTAGAAGCATGGATTAAAAACAATGACTCTTTAGTCCCAAAGCCAAgattaattgatgattttatgTGGGAAAGATTCCCATATACATTAATTTATGACGTTGGATCAATAGATCTTTCAACACCACCGTCTGATTTGAACAACATTGCCACATATAAACCAATAAATGATCCACCATTGAAAGGCCACAAAGAACCAACTAAATCGCCCATCCATGATATGACAAATTCattgttttattatcaaacaTTCCATAGAATATCCCAAATTCATTTAGAACCAgtttttgaattattacaatGGTTACAAGTGGCCACCACGATAGACTCTGAAGAATCATTAGATTCCACTTTGAAATTGTTACCCACGTTATCACCATctcaattattgaaaattttggaaaaatataattatgaAATCAATGAACATAAATTTAGttctaaattgaaaaagaaaattaatgCCCAATTGAAACTGGTAGGGAAGCAAAACGTTTATTTACAGGAAAGGCAAATCCCTATGTTGGCGTTACCCACTGTTCCTGAATTGACTGATTTGTATTGTAAATCGGAGGATGCGTACTCATTCTTGCCCCTATTGCCTGTCGAGATTCAAGATGATGTATGGGAGATTCATGATGAGAACTATAAGAAACGAAGGAATGGGCATGATTTCACGGAACCGATAGACCAAACGGAGGAACAGGAGAATCAAGGCGAGAATGAGAATGAGAATGAGAAAGACGTTGGAGAAAAGGAAAGGGAAGGTGAGGAACAAACATCTGGTGATATGTTTTTCACTGAATTTGATGCTCCTTCAGCAATTGTTCAAAAACCTATTTGGGCTGCCAACGATGAGATTGAGGAAAATCCTTGGTGA